Proteins encoded within one genomic window of Oryza glaberrima chromosome 12, OglaRS2, whole genome shotgun sequence:
- the LOC127757653 gene encoding putative F-box protein At3g49980 — MAMAETVRLPEQQRRRPLTIASLPEEIMSEILLLLPPKSILQCRAVCKAWRDVTSDRAFLLTHHRRQPPQRLLTFIRDVGSRHDDLDILDYRVEAVDFRTHQFQSLARFTGQDYDCSLEDSPFTVHASCDGLLLMSYNNYLHLCNPTTRQWLWVSPPALQHDKVVGLYAHGHPSEYRVLYYREFGLGRTFYITTVGSRKARRIWPHSSSESLRKWLTKGTEDTEFNKPFLFHGNLHWLPQSGRQNKIVVFDTLDEAFRWLHVPFKMHNVSSLLEIEGSLAMSNSHIGSSKVDLWLLQDYKHMVWVHKYRIELPVIEIRRLVEDDVWYLHIVSQEGDVLVDGSYWQFHYDMKGNLLEKFQCSGRMLNITPHVLQESLVPHEVFQILDNESRHEPHFFRGL, encoded by the coding sequence ATGGCAATGGCGGAGACGGTGAGGCTGCCCGAACAGCAGCGTCGCAGGCCTCTCACCATTGCCAGCCTCCCTGAAGAAATTATGTCGGAGATTCTGCTCCTGCTGCCGCCAAAATCCATCCTCCAGTGCCGTGCCGTCTGCAAGGCCTGGCGGGACGTCACCTCCGACCGCGCCTTCCTCCtcacccaccaccgccgccagcctccACAGCGCCTCCTCACCTTCATCCGCGACGTGGGCAGTCGCCACGATGACCTGGATATCCTGGACTACCGTGTTGAAGCCGTTGACTTCCGCACACACCAGTTCCAGTCTCTGGCCCGGTTCACCGGCCAAGATTACGACTGCTCACTCGAAGACAGCCCATTCACCGTCCACGCTTCTTGCGATGGTCTCCTGCTCATGTCCTACAACAACTATTTGCATCTCTGCAACCCCACTACACGTCAATGGCTTTGGGTCTCCCCCCCGGCGCTTCAACATGACAAGGTCGTGGGGCTCTATGCACATGGACATCCTTCCGAATACCGAGTATTGTACTATCGAGAATTTGGTTTGGGACGTACATTCTACATCACCACTGTTGGCTCCAGGAAGGCGAGGCGCATTTGGCCACATTCATCATCAGAATCCCTGAGAAAGTGGTTGACAAAAGGGACAGAGGATACTGAATTCAACAAGCCTTTCCTGTTTCATGGAAACCTGCACTGGTTGCCACAGTCAGGTCGACAAAACAAGATAGTGGTGTTCGATACACTGGATGAGGCGTTTCGGTGGTTGCATGTACCTTTCAAGATGCACAATGTGTCCTCATTACTCGAGATTGAGGGTAGCCTTGCCATGTCAAACAGCCATATTGGATCATCAAAGGTGGATCTTTGGCTTCTGCAAGATTATAAGCATATGGTATGGGTCCACAAGTATCGAATTGAATTGCCAGTGATAGAGATTCGCCGTTTAGTAGAAGATGATGTTTGGTATCTTCATATTGTTTCCCAAGAGGGTGATGTCTTGGTTGATGGATCTTATTGGCAATTTCACTACGACATGAAGGGTAATTTGCTGGAGAAATTTCAATGTAGTGGCCGCATGCTGAACATTACTCCACATGTTCTCCAAGAAAGTCTCGTTCCACACGAAGTGTTCCAAATTCTAGATAATGAAAGTAGACATGAACCACATTTCTTCAGGGGGTTGTAG
- the LOC127756812 gene encoding alpha-L-arabinofuranosidase 1-like translates to MGSREPFLSAIFFFFLLLFCLGCKCIASELHLHTTQTAVLKVDASPQHARQIPDTLFGIFFEEINHAGAGGIWAELVSNRGFEAGGPHTPSNIDPWSIIGDDSSIFVATDRTSCFSRNTVALRMEVLCDNCPAGGVGIYNPGFWGMNIEDGKTYNLVMYVKSPETVELTVSLTSSDGSQNLASSTIPVSGASNWTKLEQKLVAKGTNRTSRLQITTTKKGVVWFDQVSLMPADTYKGHGFRTELISMMLDLKPRFLRFPGGCFVEGEWLRNAFRWRESIGPWEERPGHFGDVWHYWTDDGLGYYEFLQLSEDLGAAPIWVFNNGISHNDEVDTAAIAPFVKDVLDSLEFARGSADSTWGSVRAAMGHPEPFPVKYVAIGNEDCGKKFYRGNYLKFYNAIREAYPDIQMISNCDASSRPLDHPADLYDFHVYTDSKTLFSMKSAFDRSSRNGPKAFVSEYAVWRSDAGRGSLLASLAEAAFLTGLEKNSDVVQMASYAPLFVNNNDQTWNPDAIVFNSWQQYGTPSYWMQTLFRESSGAMFHPITITSSYSGSLAASAITWQDSENSFLRVKIINFGSDPVSLTISATGLQARVNALGSTATVITSSNVMDENSFSNPNKVVPVKSQLSNAAEQMQVTLAPHSFSSFDLALAQSKLVAEM, encoded by the exons ATGGGTTCCAGAGAACCCTTCCTGAgtgccatcttcttcttcttcttgcttttGTTCTGCCTCGGCTGCAAGTGTATAGCTTCAGAGTTACACTTACACACGACCCAGACTGCGGTCCTCAAGGTTGATGCCTCACCGCAACATGCTCGACAGATCCCCGACACGCTATTTGGAATATTTTTTGAG GAAATCAACCATGCAGGAGCTGGTGGAATATGGGCTGAACTTGTTAGTAACAGAG GTTTTGAAGCTGGAGGCCCTCATACCCCATCAAACATTGATCCATGGTCCATAATTGGAGATGACTCTTCCATATTTGTGGCGACTGATCGAACGTCATGTTTCAGTCGGAATACTGTTGCTCTAAGGATGGAGGTTCTCTGTGACAATTGCCCAGCTGGTGGTGTTGGCATTTATAACCCAGGATTCTGGGGCATG AACATAGAAGATGGAAAGACCTACAATTTAGTGATGTATGTTAAATCACCAGAAACTGTGGAGTTGACAGTTTCCTTGACAAGTTCTGATGGGTCGCAAAATCTGGCTTCAAGTACCATACC GGTTTCTGGTGCATCGAATTGGACAAAACTGGAGCAGAAGTTGGTTGCTAAAGGAACAAATAGAACCTCAAGGCTTCAAATAACAACTACCAAGAAGGGAGTTGTATGGTTTGATCAAGTCTCTCTCATGCCTGCAGACACTTACAAG GGACATGGTTTTCGCACAGAACTAATATCTATGATGTTGGACTTAAAACCACGATTCTTGAGATTCCCTG GAGGTTGCTTCGTGGAGGGTGAATGGTTAAGAAACGCATTCAGGTGGAGGGAATCTATTGGTCCATGGGAAGAGAGGCCTGGACACTTTGGGGATGTTTGGCATTACTGGACTGATGATGGCCTTGGATATTATGAGTTTCTCCAG CTTTCTGAGGACCTGGGCGCTGCCCCAATCTGGGTGTTTAACAATG GAATCAGCCATAATGATGAAGTTGATACTGCTGCAATTGCTCCTTTTGTAAAA GACGTATTGGACAGTCTAGAATTTGCAAGGGGGAGTGCAGATTCGACATGGGGTTCTGTTAGAGCTGCAATGGGGCACCCTGAACCATTCCCTGTCAAATACGTTGCAATTGGAAATGAAGATTGTGGGAAAAAATTTTACCGCG GTAATTACCTCAAGTTTTATAATGCTATAAGGGAGGCCTATCCGGACAttcaaatgatttcaaattgtGATGCTTCATCAAGACCACTTGACCATCCTGCTGATTTATATGACTTCCAT GTCTATACTGATTCTAAGACTTTGTTTTCGATGAAGAGTGCATTTGATAGATCATCTCGTAATGGGCCCAAG GCTTTTGTCAGTGAATATGCTGTTTGGAGAAGTGATGCAGGTAGAGGAAGTCTACTTGCTTCATTGGCAGAAGCTGCTTTCCTTACTGGACTGGAGAAGAATAG TGATGTTGTTCAGATGGCAAGTTATGCACCACTGTTCGTGAACAACAATGATCAAAC GTGGAACCCAGACGCCATTGTATTTAACTCCTGGCAACAATATGGAACTCCTAGTTACTGGATGCAGACTCTTTTCCGTGAATCTAGCGGTGCTATGTTTCATCCAATTACAATCACTTCCAGCTACTCTGGTTCTCTGGCAGCATCTGCAATTACTTGGCAGGATTCTGAAAATAGCTTCTTAAGAGTAAAG attataaactttgggtctgaTCCAGTGAGCCTCACGATCTCTGCAACTGGGCTTCAGGCCCGTGTTAACGCACTGGGATCAACTGCCACTGTTATCACATCCAGCAATGTGATGGATGAGAACTCTTTTAGTAACCCGAATAAG GTTGTTCCTGTCAAAAGCCAGCTTTCCAATGCAGCAGAGCAGATGCAAGTCACGCTTGCTCCTCACTCTTTCTCCTCATTCGATCTTGCGCTTGCCCAGTCCAAACTCGTGGCAGAGATGTGA
- the LOC127757330 gene encoding pentatricopeptide repeat-containing protein At5g43790-like, with the protein MTNASLPVAAQVHMGPATAAAEAALARRAADPLPALRRRDALPLPARLFAQLHALVLTAGLARHSPNFSLLLRLASPLLPVSHRLRLLLSSPLPPTTFLANSLLLASSSSRCLPSALSLYALLFLSSSPPLLRPNAFTYPPLFRAAPPALALALATHSVKFLGAHAASCDRVLGAALLGVFARCGRIASCRRVFDRIAHPDLPAWNALLSAYARLRARDVACATSAADAILELFVRMLSLAIEPNEITLVAVIGACGELGAVSHGVWAHTYAVKRRLAVNCIVATALVEMYAGCGRLDLAEQVFAAASDRDTRCYNAMLHGLAVHGHGRAALSLFDRMHGAGVPVDGVTVLSVMCACAHAGLVDEGLDYFDRMEIEFGTEPRIEHYGCMIDMLSRAGRLNNAEKLIHEMLIVPNAAIYRSLIRACGIHGKLELGEKMIAELMRLEPDDSGNHVLISNFYARTNRWEDAKKARKEMKSMGIDKNPGSSLVDINGVLHEFLVGDKTHPASKEIYTMVEEIETRLIECGRRSSTSSALFDVEEEDKADTLSYHSERLAIAFALIASNPGAPIRIIKNLRVCADCHESAKLVSRVYGREIVMRDRTRFHHFRDGVCSCGDFW; encoded by the coding sequence ATGACGAATGCTTCTCTCCCCGTAGCAGCCCAGGTGCACATGGGCCCAGCAACCGCAGCCGCGGAGGCAgcactcgcccgccgcgccgccgacccgctgcccgctctccgccgccgcgacgcgctCCCGCTCCCGGCGCGCCTCTTCGCGCAGCTCCACGCTCTCGTCCTCACCGCCGGCCTCGCGCGCCACTCCCCCaacttctccctcctcctccgcctcgcctcccctctcctccccgtctcccaccgcctccgcctcctcctctcctccccgctccCGCCCACCACCTTCCTCGccaactccctcctcctcgcctcctcctcctcccgctgcctcccctccgcgcTCTCCCTCTacgccctcctcttcctctcctcctcgccgccgctcctccgccccAACGCCTTCACCTACCCGCCGCTGTTCCGGGCCGCGCCTCCGGCCCTCGCCCTCGCGCTCGCCACCCATTCGGTCAAATTCCTCGGCGCCCATGCTGCCTCCTGCGACCGCGTCCTCGGTGCCGCGCTGCTCGGCGTCTTCGCGCGCTGCGGCAGGATCGCCTCATGCCGCCGGGTGTTCGACCGGATCGCGCACCCCGACCTGCCGGCCTGGAACGCGCTGCTCTCCGCCTACGCGCGTCTTCGTGCCAGGGACGTGGCCTGCGCCACCTCTGCGGCGGATGCAATCCTCGAGCTGTTTGTGCGGATGCTATCCTTAGCCATTGAACCCAACGAGATCAcgctcgtcgccgtcatcgGCGCGTGCGGCGAGCTTGGCGCTGTCAGCCACGGGGTGTGGGCGCACACCTATGCCGTGAAGCGCCGGCTCGCCGTCAACTGCATCGTGGCCACGGCGCTTGTGGAGATGTATGCCGGGTGCGGGAGGCTGGACCTGGCCGAGCAGGTCTTTGCAGCCGCTTCGGACAGGGACACGCGCTGCTACAATGCGATGCTCCATGGCTTGGCagtccatggccatggccgtgCTGCCCTCTCCCTGTTCGACAGAATGCACGGTGCGGGCGTGCCGGTGGATGGCGTCACTGTGCTATCCGTGATGTGTGCTTGTGCCCATGCTGGATTGGTGGATGAAGGTCTGGACTACTTCGACAGAATGGAGATCGAATTCGGGACTGAGCCAAGGATTGAGCATTACGGATGCATGATTGACATGCTGAGCCGGGCTGGTCGACTTAACAATGCCGAGAAGCTGATCCACGAAATGCTCATCGTGCCAAATGCCGCGATATACAGGTCTCTGATCCGGGCCTGTGGCATTCATGGCAAGCTGGAGCTCGGCGAGAAGATGATCGCAGAATTGATGCGACTTGAACCGGATGACAGTGGAAACCATGTCCTGATTTCAAACTTCTATGCGAGAACGAACCGATGGGAGGACGCCAAGAAGGCGAGGAAGGAGATGAAGTCCATGGGCATTGACAAGAACCCTGGATCAAGCCTTGTAGACATCAATGGAGTTCTCCATGAGTTCTTGGTGGGTGACAAGACACACCCTGCCTCAAAGGAGATATACACCATGGTTGAGGAGATAGAAACCAGGTTAATCGAGTGCGGACGCCGGTCGAGCACCTCGTCTGCGTTGTTtgatgtcgaggaggaggacaagGCGGATACACTGTCCTACCACAGCGAGAGGCTCGCCATTGCCTTTGCTCTGATCGCTTCCAATCCAGGAGCTCCCATTAGGATCATCAAGAATCTCCGGGTGTGTGCCGATTGCCATGAGAGCGCAAAGCTTGTATCTCGGGTGTATGGTAGAGAGATTGTCATGAGGGACCGTACCCGGTTCCATCACTTCAGAGACGGGGTGTGTTCTTGTGGAGATTTCTGGTAA
- the LOC127756548 gene encoding histone-lysine N-methyltransferase, H3 lysine-9 specific SUVH1-like: MENSEDEAENGKLPLELEPLRSLAPKFPTILGYDVETQSTNPLLVYATPFIPCSSSQQPQEAPASFSLPLPKSPVPIKATPISAAFPTPQHEDESSDQDYKPFCRQKKPTLPKRAKRPQQAEKSNDANIKRRSIRRSLDNEFNLCLSSSDNPKESVEGILMMFDSLRCRVLQLDEKEDASRRADLKAGTLMMQNNFRINNHKMIGHVPGVEVGDIFFFRIEMCIIGLHAPAMGGIDYISSKNKDETLAVCIISSGGYENDDDDTDILVYTGQGGNSRHKEKHDQKLERGNLALMNSKIKKNQIRVVRSAQDPFCNSGKIYIYDGLYRIEDTWTDTAKNGFNVFKYKLRRDPGQPDGISLWKMTEKWKANPATREKAILLDLSSKVEHLPVCLVNDVDDEKGPSHFNYVAGVKYLRPLRKTKPLQCCKCPSVCLPGDPNCSCAQQNGGDLPYSATGLLAKHTPMVYECSSNCQCSHNCRNRITQKGIKLNFEVFWTGDRGWGLRSWDPIRAGTFICEYAGEVIDETKMDIDVEEDKYTFCASCPGDKALSWNLGAELLEEKSTAVTTKNFKKLPIIIRANNEGNVARFLNHSCSPNLLWQAVQYDHGDDSYPHIMFFAMEHIPPMTELTYDYGTRGAPPGFEGKPFKACKLKSCLCGSKHCRGLF, from the coding sequence ATGGAGAACTCTGAAGATGAAGCAGAGAATGGCAAACTACCCTTGGAATTGGAGCCATTGCGCTCATTAGCGCCAAAGTTTCCTACTATTTTGGGATATGATGTGGAAACTCAATCAACCAATCCATTGTTAGTTTATGCCACACCATTCATACCTTGCTCCTCATCACAACAGCCTCAAGAAGCCCCAGCTTCATTTTCTCTGCCCTTACCAAAGTCACCAGTTCCTATAAAAGCTACACCAATCTCAGCGGCATTTCCAACACCGCAACATGAAGATGAATCATCAGATCAAGATTACAAGCCCTTTTGCAGGCAGAAAAAACCAACGCTGCCAAAGAGAGCCAAGAGGCCCCAGCAAGCTGAGAAATCCAATGATGCCAACATCAAGCGCAGATCAATAAGGAGGAGCCTGGACAACGAGTTCAACTTGTGTTTATCCTCATCAGACAACCCAAAGGAATCGGTGGAAGGAATCCTGATGATGTTTGATTCCCTTCGGTGCCGTGTACTGCAGTTGGATGAAAAGGAGGATGCAAGCAGGCGGGCTGACCTGAAAGCTGGCACCCTCATGATGCAGAACAACTTCAGAATCAACAATCATAAGATGATAGGGCATGTGCCTGGTGTTGAAGTCGGCGATATCTTCTTCTTTAGGATTGAAATGTGCATCATTGGTTTGCATGCACCAGCCATGGGTGGCATTGATTACATCTCTTCTAAGAACAAAGATGAGACTCTGGCTGTCTGCATCATTTCATCTGGAGGCTATGAGAATGACGATGATGACACTGACATTTTGGTCTACACAGGACAGGGAGGCAATAGTCGTCACAAGGAGAAGCATGATCAGAAGCTTGAGAGAGGTAACCTTGCTCTCATGAACAGCAAGATCAAGAAGAATCAGATCAGGGTTGTGCGCAGCGCACAAGACCCCTTTTGTAACTCaggcaaaatatatatttatgatgGGCTTTATCGTATCGAAGACACTTGGACAGACACGGCAAAGAACGGATTTAATGTTTTCAAGTACAAGCTGAGAAGGGACCCAGGACAGCCTGATGGAATTTCACTTTGGAAGATGACTGAGAAGTGGAAAGCAAATCCTGCCACAAGAGAAAAGGCTATATTGTTGGATTTATCATCAAAGGTTGAACACCTACCTGTGTGCCTTGTTAATGATGTTGATGATGAAAAAGGGCCAAGTCACTTCAATTATGTTGCTGGAGTGAAGTATTTGAGACCTCTTAGGAAGACAAAACCATTACAATGTTGCAAATGTCCTAGTGTTTGCTTGCCTGGTGACCCTAATTGTTCGTGTGCGCAACAGAATGGTGGTGATCTTCCTTACAGCGCAACGGGATTGCTGGCAAAGCACACTCCAATGGTTTATGAGTGCTCCTCGAACTGTCAGTGTTCTCATAATTGTCGAAACAGGATCACACAGAAGGGTATAAAACTGAACTTTGAGGTTTTCTGGACTGGAGACCGTGGCTGGGGCCTGCGGTCTTGGGATCCTATCCGTGCTGGCACATTCATTTGTGAGTACGCCGGTGAAGTCATTGATGAAACTAAGATGGACATAGATGTTGAGGAAGACAAATATACCTTTTGCGCTTCATGTCCCGGCGATAAGGCTTTAAGCTGGAATTTGGGAGCAGAATTACTTGAAGAAAAAAGTACGGCTGTGACAACCAAGAACTTTAAGAAGCTACCAATCATCATAAGAGCAAACAATGAAGGGAATGTGGCTCGTTTTCTGAACCATAGCTGTTCTCCTAATCTCCTTTGGCAAGCTGTACAGTATGACCATGGCGATGACAGCTACCCCCATATCATGTTTTTTGCAATGGAACATATCCCTCCCATGACTGAACTGACTTATGATTATGGTACAAGAGGTGCTCCCCCTGGCTTTGAGGGAAAACCCTTCAAAGCTTGCAAACTCAAATCATGCCTCTGTGGCTCTAAGCATTGTCGAGGTTTGTTCTGA
- the LOC127756549 gene encoding mitochondrial import inner membrane translocase subunit TIM8-like, giving the protein MDASALSNPRLQAMLEEEKRKAMANEFVAKLTDVCWDKCITGSIGSSFSNSEASCLSNCAKRFLELKMLTMQRVSSPR; this is encoded by the exons aTGGATGCTTCAGCGCTCAGCAACCCGCGGCTGCAGGCCATGCTAGAG gaggagaagaggaaggcaATGGCAAACGAGTTCGTGGCGAAGCTGACTGATGTTTGCTGGGACAAATGCATCACTGGGAGCATTGGAAGCAGCTTCAGCAACAGCGAAGCCTCGTGTCTGTCCAACTGCGCAAAACGCTTTCTCGAACTGAAGATGCTCACCATGCAACGAGTTAGCAGCCCTAGGTGA